In a genomic window of Acidilobus saccharovorans 345-15:
- the sat gene encoding sulfate adenylyltransferase — translation MASQPHGGRLIDRVARGPRAEKLSCEAAELPAVELSGALAYDVANITHGVYSPLEGFMTEDEYESVLRNSRLTNDLPWTIPIVLDVEPRLAKEVLGSEIALSYKGVRFAIMSVEDAYQWDRKAFAERVFGTTDQAHPGVALLYRREGQALIGGKVEQFAELPEPFEKYRLWPKETRVLFDQLGWRSVAAFQTRNAPHMGHEYVMKAALSFVDGLFVNPLVGWKKPGDFTDDAIVAAYEVLLRDYFPRSSYVFSVLRMKMVYAGPKEAIHHAIIRKNFGATHIIVGRDHAGVGSFYGPYDAWNIFKEFPDLGITPLFLREAFYCVKCGGIVNDKICPHGDEYRRRISGTEIRKLLSEGQRPPDYMMRPEVADALIKLRDRLFISSSSQ, via the coding sequence ATGGCATCCCAGCCCCACGGAGGAAGGCTTATTGACAGGGTGGCCAGGGGGCCCAGGGCGGAGAAGCTCTCCTGCGAGGCCGCTGAGCTTCCGGCCGTTGAGCTCTCCGGGGCGTTAGCGTATGACGTGGCCAACATAACGCACGGAGTCTACAGCCCCCTCGAGGGCTTTATGACAGAGGACGAGTACGAGAGCGTGCTGAGGAACTCGAGGCTCACGAACGACCTCCCGTGGACCATACCCATAGTGCTTGACGTGGAGCCCAGGCTGGCCAAGGAGGTCCTCGGCTCGGAGATAGCGCTGTCCTACAAGGGCGTCAGGTTCGCCATAATGAGCGTTGAGGACGCCTACCAGTGGGACAGGAAGGCCTTCGCCGAGAGAGTCTTCGGCACCACCGACCAGGCCCACCCGGGCGTGGCCCTCCTCTACAGGAGGGAGGGGCAGGCCCTCATAGGAGGCAAGGTTGAGCAGTTCGCTGAGCTGCCCGAGCCGTTCGAGAAGTACAGGCTGTGGCCCAAGGAGACCAGGGTGCTCTTCGACCAGCTGGGCTGGAGGAGCGTAGCGGCGTTTCAGACAAGGAACGCCCCTCACATGGGGCACGAGTACGTCATGAAGGCGGCCCTGAGCTTCGTCGACGGCCTCTTCGTGAACCCCCTCGTCGGCTGGAAGAAGCCAGGCGACTTCACGGACGACGCCATAGTTGCTGCCTATGAGGTCCTGCTGAGGGACTACTTCCCCAGGTCGAGCTACGTCTTCAGCGTGCTCAGGATGAAGATGGTCTACGCAGGCCCCAAGGAGGCCATACACCACGCCATAATAAGGAAGAACTTCGGGGCAACCCACATAATAGTTGGCAGGGACCACGCTGGCGTCGGCTCCTTCTACGGCCCCTACGACGCGTGGAACATATTCAAGGAGTTCCCAGACCTTGGGATAACCCCGCTGTTCCTCAGGGAGGCGTTCTACTGCGTGAAGTGCGGCGGCATAGTTAATGACAAGATATGCCCTCACGGCGACGAGTACAGGAGGAGGATAAGCGGGACCGAGATAAGGAAGCTCCTCTCGGAGGGCCAGAGGCCGCCGGACTACATGATGAGGCCAGAGGTGGCCGACGCCCTGATAAAGCTCAGGGACAGGCTCTTCATAAGCTCCTCCTCTCAGTGA
- the cysC gene encoding adenylyl-sulfate kinase, translated as MRGLVAWLTGLPGSGKTTIANAAAERLRAMGYRVEVLDGDWFRSHIDPEAGYTKEERVRHLVRASWVARLLARNGVIVICSFVSPYRDAREEVRKIISEEADFLEVYVKCPLEECIRRDPKGLYRKALAGEIRHFTGISDPYEEPLSPDLVLDTVNNSVEENAEKLVNLITSRLRGSRAS; from the coding sequence TTGAGGGGGCTAGTTGCCTGGCTGACAGGCCTGCCGGGAAGCGGCAAGACCACGATAGCAAACGCCGCGGCCGAGAGGCTCAGGGCCATGGGCTACAGGGTCGAGGTGCTTGACGGCGACTGGTTCAGGTCCCACATAGACCCCGAGGCGGGCTACACAAAGGAGGAGAGGGTGAGGCACCTGGTCAGGGCCTCGTGGGTGGCCAGGCTCCTGGCAAGGAACGGGGTAATAGTGATATGCAGCTTCGTCTCCCCCTACAGGGACGCCAGGGAGGAGGTCAGGAAGATAATATCCGAGGAGGCGGACTTCCTCGAGGTCTACGTCAAGTGCCCGCTGGAGGAGTGCATAAGGAGGGACCCCAAGGGCCTCTACAGGAAGGCCCTAGCAGGTGAGATCAGGCACTTCACGGGGATCTCGGACCCCTACGAGGAGCCGCTGAGCCCCGACCTGGTGCTTGACACTGTAAACAACAGCGTTGAGGAGAACGCCGAGAAGCTGGTTAACCTCATAACCTCAAGGCTCAGAGGTAGCCGAGCCTCCTGA
- a CDS encoding Gfo/Idh/MocA family protein: MRIAVVGSRGFGSVHLAAMSRLKDEGFDIEYYTYSSSEQEAKAIAERFGAAGYFTNYDDVLSSKVDAVDLVISHDAHMPMATRALRAGKHVMLEKPIARNMEEAEAIVRAAESSGLKFMVAENYHFDETFNELYRQLPNVGRVHTVIVRDIHYNQPRTWRKVKELMGGGAVIDGGIHMIHVMLNVAGDYSSVCSMVYRTGSVDMEGEDVGVAMFNFRSGARGVYMYGWAFRSAAPAPIIEVYGDKGSIYEDPSSRLFLESRGFRYFARHGDLVVNGSRVEVAKKDMIGEEVRAFADYVDGRRKDNPMPTELELRDLRAVLDIYSSSRC, encoded by the coding sequence TTGAGGATAGCGGTCGTCGGCAGCAGGGGCTTCGGCTCCGTCCACCTGGCCGCCATGTCGAGGCTTAAGGACGAGGGCTTCGACATAGAGTACTACACCTACAGCTCCTCCGAGCAGGAGGCCAAGGCCATAGCGGAGAGGTTCGGGGCCGCGGGCTACTTCACAAACTATGATGACGTCCTCTCGTCGAAGGTTGACGCGGTTGACCTGGTCATAAGCCACGACGCCCACATGCCCATGGCGACGAGGGCCCTCAGGGCGGGCAAGCACGTCATGCTTGAGAAGCCCATAGCCAGGAACATGGAGGAGGCAGAGGCCATAGTCAGGGCCGCTGAGTCCTCCGGCCTCAAGTTCATGGTTGCCGAGAACTACCACTTTGACGAGACTTTCAACGAGCTCTACAGGCAGCTGCCCAACGTGGGCAGGGTTCACACGGTGATAGTGAGGGACATACACTACAACCAGCCGAGGACCTGGAGGAAGGTCAAGGAGCTCATGGGCGGCGGGGCAGTCATAGACGGCGGCATACACATGATACACGTCATGCTTAACGTGGCGGGCGACTACTCGTCCGTGTGCTCCATGGTCTACCGCACGGGCAGCGTCGACATGGAGGGGGAGGACGTGGGGGTCGCGATGTTTAACTTCAGGTCGGGCGCCAGGGGGGTCTACATGTACGGCTGGGCCTTCAGGAGCGCCGCCCCGGCGCCCATAATAGAGGTCTACGGCGACAAGGGGTCCATATACGAGGACCCCTCCTCGAGGCTCTTCCTGGAGTCCAGGGGCTTCAGGTACTTCGCCAGGCACGGGGACCTGGTGGTCAACGGCTCAAGGGTTGAGGTGGCGAAGAAGGACATGATAGGTGAGGAGGTAAGGGCGTTCGCCGACTACGTTGACGGCAGGAGGAAGGACAACCCTATGCCCACCGAGCTTGAGCTCAGGGACCTCAGGGCCGTCCTCGACATATACTCCTCCTCAAGGTGCTGA
- a CDS encoding ABC transporter permease: MSEEAGSSFTFYLKYVLKSKSALAALVIIFVFVGLAAYVSTWPKSVAFNYINNLQYWESAYPTVAAPSWMAALSPSSYAPSLYVNPHSVKVYEHVGTVYVYELTYIFEWRYSKVPTDVVFNFASNATMQYMLVEWVKPSGSTVNATVTVTGTTYSFDLSALAKPLSAYLLQKTGTVPTVLTTQALATALFSNLSRRTVGPTELGTYRVNVFIATAGPAKFKAAQVRVMGNAYGALGTDIYGRPIFLGILLGLPNALEIGVVTSLLGVLIGAFIGGYAGFLGGKTDAALNWFSTVILALPALPFLVALGLLLKSGLSIMEEALLITFLSWPFYAIIARSAAQSIKTNSFVEADKLMGIPSYRTFLTHFLPRLVPFIVAYTVLGIPGAILLVETLAFIGIAPPNIVTWGGILDAAYDANAALNGWWWWILFPGLMIVFVSLPFVVVGFAIERASFGGR, translated from the coding sequence ATGTCGGAGGAGGCAGGATCCAGCTTTACGTTCTACCTGAAGTACGTGCTGAAGAGTAAGAGCGCCCTGGCAGCGCTCGTGATAATATTTGTGTTTGTTGGGCTCGCCGCCTACGTGAGCACGTGGCCCAAGAGCGTGGCTTTCAACTACATAAACAACCTCCAGTACTGGGAGAGCGCATACCCAACGGTCGCGGCGCCTTCCTGGATGGCGGCGCTGAGCCCCTCCAGCTACGCCCCCTCCCTGTACGTGAACCCCCACTCCGTGAAGGTGTATGAGCACGTCGGCACCGTCTACGTGTATGAGCTCACGTACATCTTTGAGTGGCGCTACTCAAAGGTCCCAACGGACGTGGTATTCAACTTCGCCTCCAACGCAACGATGCAGTACATGCTGGTGGAGTGGGTTAAGCCCTCAGGGTCAACTGTCAATGCCACAGTGACCGTGACGGGAACGACGTACTCCTTTGACCTCAGCGCCCTGGCCAAGCCTCTCTCGGCCTACCTGCTCCAGAAGACGGGCACCGTGCCCACGGTGCTGACCACGCAGGCCCTCGCAACGGCCCTGTTCAGCAACCTCTCCAGGAGGACCGTGGGCCCAACGGAGCTGGGCACCTACAGGGTGAATGTCTTCATCGCGACCGCCGGGCCCGCCAAGTTCAAGGCCGCCCAGGTGAGGGTCATGGGGAACGCCTACGGGGCGCTGGGCACAGACATCTACGGCAGGCCGATATTCCTTGGCATACTGCTTGGGCTCCCCAACGCGCTTGAGATAGGGGTGGTCACCTCGCTGCTGGGGGTGCTCATAGGCGCCTTCATAGGTGGATACGCGGGCTTCCTGGGCGGCAAGACGGACGCCGCGCTCAACTGGTTCAGCACGGTCATACTGGCCCTGCCAGCCCTGCCGTTCCTGGTGGCCCTTGGGCTGCTGCTGAAGTCGGGCCTCTCAATAATGGAGGAGGCCCTCCTGATAACCTTCCTGAGCTGGCCGTTTTACGCAATAATAGCCAGGAGCGCGGCCCAGAGCATAAAGACAAACTCGTTCGTCGAGGCTGACAAGCTGATGGGCATACCCTCCTACAGGACGTTCCTGACGCACTTCCTGCCCAGGCTGGTGCCGTTCATAGTGGCCTACACCGTGCTCGGGATACCCGGGGCGATACTGCTTGTTGAGACGCTCGCCTTCATAGGCATAGCCCCGCCCAACATAGTGACGTGGGGAGGCATACTTGACGCCGCGTACGACGCCAACGCCGCGCTCAACGGGTGGTGGTGGTGGATACTGTTCCCAGGCCTTATGATAGTCTTCGTCAGCCTGCCCTTCGTAGTGGTGGGCTTCGCGATAGAGAGGGCCTCGTTCGGCGGAAGGTAA
- a CDS encoding ABC transporter permease — translation MIILYVFTYPVIQKLYADYVKYSASQLKTELIRHARGSLNLTQVNLEVESYEKSLEAAYGLNQPLIVRFALQMKALITFHFGVTPPGVSYPGYTSSNNIAQIIAVALPRTIILFTTGTIIIIAVGTLLGVLAARYQGSAYDKAIPVIAVVHQSLPTWWIGFLLIAGLAYGLRWFPPGGIVSAGLNFSREPLQYVASLLDHMTLPLLAFFIVNVGGFAYVVRSLTLATTKEDFVLTAKARGLPERRIVFGHILKTASPSIATQAMLWLASSFAGGLTTEIVFVWPGIGLLTYYAVLESDEATVMAITYVLTLVLVIALFLNEIIKGILDPRIRASQG, via the coding sequence ATGATTATACTCTATGTCTTCACCTACCCCGTGATACAGAAGCTTTACGCCGACTACGTGAAGTACTCGGCCAGCCAGCTGAAGACGGAGCTCATAAGGCACGCCAGGGGAAGCCTCAACCTGACCCAGGTAAACCTTGAAGTCGAGAGTTACGAGAAGTCCCTGGAGGCCGCCTACGGGCTCAACCAGCCCCTCATAGTCAGGTTTGCCCTGCAGATGAAGGCCCTGATAACCTTTCACTTCGGCGTCACCCCTCCGGGCGTAAGCTACCCGGGCTACACGTCATCTAATAACATAGCCCAGATAATTGCCGTAGCCCTGCCGAGGACTATAATACTGTTCACGACTGGAACAATAATAATAATTGCGGTGGGAACGCTCCTTGGAGTGCTGGCGGCCAGGTACCAGGGCTCCGCCTACGATAAGGCCATACCCGTGATAGCCGTCGTGCACCAGAGCCTGCCCACGTGGTGGATAGGCTTCCTGCTCATAGCGGGCCTGGCCTACGGTCTCCGCTGGTTCCCGCCCGGGGGCATAGTGAGCGCCGGGCTCAACTTCTCCAGGGAGCCCCTTCAGTACGTGGCGAGCCTCCTGGACCACATGACCTTGCCGCTCCTGGCGTTCTTCATAGTTAACGTGGGAGGCTTCGCCTACGTGGTCAGGAGCCTGACCCTGGCAACAACCAAGGAGGACTTCGTGCTCACGGCTAAGGCCAGGGGGCTGCCAGAGAGGAGGATAGTGTTCGGCCACATACTTAAGACGGCATCGCCCTCAATAGCGACTCAGGCCATGCTGTGGCTGGCGAGCTCCTTCGCCGGAGGCCTGACCACCGAGATAGTGTTCGTGTGGCCAGGCATAGGGCTGCTTACGTATTATGCCGTGCTTGAGTCGGACGAGGCGACCGTTATGGCGATAACTTACGTGCTGACCCTTGTGCTTGTAATAGCGTTGTTCCTTAACGAGATAATAAAGGGGATACTGGACCCGAGGATAAGGGCAAGCCAAGGGTGA